One genomic segment of Erysipelotrichaceae bacterium 66202529 includes these proteins:
- a CDS encoding helix-turn-helix domain-containing protein, with amino-acid sequence MTNQYMTKLYHDLLSNSPQTVTIDIPADMGTGQISQVVTKQGAVVSDWKMNYFSDMNVQGVSCEDYIQLLFCFNDGVSWNIADARQSVSIQKGESCIYRGHGKMEYLCYSGKTDFLFKNIKIPMPYFHKILNDYFEDSEIDAYEKKLLTGISKVNITPYMEHIFAEVKDFTQYRGGLGYLFLESKVFELLSVYLSEVLELSILSSSYISISKSDRDSITEAKRIIDSQLAFAPSCEELAKKVNISVSKLTKGFNSLFGTSVHAYIIDQRLEKAAGLLLESDLNVSQIATLVGYSKPSNFAAAFKKKYGVIPKNYKDENTIG; translated from the coding sequence ATGACAAACCAATACATGACGAAGCTGTACCATGATCTGCTCTCCAACTCTCCGCAGACAGTGACAATAGATATTCCGGCTGATATGGGAACAGGCCAGATTTCACAGGTTGTTACAAAGCAAGGAGCTGTTGTATCAGACTGGAAAATGAACTATTTTTCTGATATGAATGTGCAGGGTGTAAGCTGCGAAGATTATATTCAACTTTTATTTTGCTTCAATGATGGCGTATCGTGGAATATTGCAGATGCACGTCAAAGTGTCAGCATACAGAAAGGCGAATCTTGTATTTATCGAGGACATGGTAAGATGGAATACCTGTGTTATTCCGGGAAAACAGACTTCCTTTTCAAAAATATAAAAATTCCCATGCCCTATTTTCACAAAATCTTGAATGACTACTTTGAAGATAGTGAGATAGATGCTTATGAGAAGAAGTTATTGACTGGCATTTCAAAAGTGAACATTACCCCGTATATGGAGCACATTTTTGCGGAGGTAAAAGATTTTACGCAATACCGGGGCGGTTTAGGGTATTTATTTCTGGAAAGTAAGGTTTTTGAATTGCTGTCCGTGTATTTGAGTGAAGTATTGGAACTTAGTATTCTTTCATCAAGCTATATCAGTATTTCTAAAAGTGACAGGGACTCGATTACCGAAGCAAAACGGATCATCGACAGCCAGCTTGCTTTTGCACCAAGTTGTGAGGAACTGGCGAAAAAGGTAAATATCAGTGTTTCCAAACTGACAAAGGGATTTAATTCTTTATTTGGGACATCTGTTCACGCATATATCATAGATCAAAGACTGGAAAAGGCAGCCGGGCTACTTTTGGAAAGCGACTTGAACGTAAGCCAGATTGCAACGCTGGTTGGATATTCAAAACCAAGCAATTTTGCGGCTGCGTTCAAAAAGAAATATGGAGTAATACCTAAGAACTATAAAGATGAAAATACGATTGGCTAA
- a CDS encoding MptD family putative ECF transporter S component — MKQKLNAKDFILIGVLTALMWIICMVISTIMSVAGPVTNVFYPSVVAIPNGIVMMLLLAKVPKKGVFTICAAIQAILFLLVGAFWFIPIGLVIGGIICDFLVMSRNEITMKSMMAAYALFSAIFAFSAICPIKFLQSAFVGAMEKNNIAPEYIQGMLSITSVPMLVVIVAAGLVGGLIGGFIGQKALKKHFIKAGLVSVK; from the coding sequence ATGAAACAAAAGCTAAATGCGAAAGATTTTATTCTCATCGGTGTTTTAACGGCCCTCATGTGGATTATCTGCATGGTTATCAGCACCATTATGAGCGTGGCTGGCCCGGTGACAAACGTATTTTATCCGTCCGTTGTTGCGATCCCGAATGGCATCGTTATGATGCTCCTGCTGGCTAAGGTTCCGAAGAAAGGCGTGTTTACCATTTGCGCCGCAATTCAGGCCATCCTGTTCCTGCTGGTTGGTGCTTTCTGGTTTATTCCTATCGGCTTGGTAATTGGCGGTATCATTTGCGATTTTCTGGTTATGAGCCGGAATGAAATCACAATGAAGTCCATGATGGCAGCCTATGCGCTGTTCAGTGCTATCTTCGCTTTTAGTGCTATCTGCCCCATCAAATTTCTTCAAAGCGCATTTGTCGGAGCAATGGAGAAAAACAATATTGCCCCGGAGTACATTCAGGGAATGTTGAGCATTACTTCCGTTCCCATGCTGGTAGTCATTGTTGCTGCCGGATTGGTGGGCGGTCTGATTGGTGGCTTTATCGGTCAGAAAGCATTGAAAAAACACTTTATCAAAGCTGGACTTGTTTCAGTAAAATAA
- a CDS encoding energy-coupling factor transporter transmembrane protein EcfT, with the protein MEEAQIKQIIERQPLHGSALLDPRCKILLLVCIGFVSYFLAGEVVSLALMLVYGLFIALGNGGKWAVKMIVTYIIVAYLNALLRYVQVPVLSVIMSVFGVTVLKLIPIMMMGLWILRTTYMDDLMVALQRMRLPQAVTIPLVVMFRYIPTLRIEYRQIRSTMDIRGISDTVWKRVSHPLATIEYILIPLLMRCLKVTDELAASGTTRGLELECKRYALRPIRFSWPEIVVSLFGILFLVGLLFIDQTKIGEIILWRV; encoded by the coding sequence ATGGAAGAAGCACAAATTAAACAAATAATTGAGCGCCAGCCCCTACATGGCTCTGCGCTCCTCGACCCACGCTGCAAGATACTTCTTTTGGTCTGCATTGGTTTTGTCAGTTATTTTCTGGCCGGAGAAGTTGTCAGTCTCGCGCTCATGCTGGTTTATGGGCTGTTTATTGCCTTGGGTAACGGTGGAAAATGGGCTGTCAAAATGATAGTGACCTATATTATTGTTGCTTATCTCAATGCCCTGCTCCGTTATGTCCAAGTTCCGGTTTTAAGTGTGATTATGAGCGTGTTCGGCGTGACGGTCTTAAAATTGATCCCTATCATGATGATGGGACTTTGGATATTGCGAACTACATACATGGATGACTTAATGGTGGCACTTCAACGGATGCGGCTGCCCCAGGCAGTCACAATCCCCCTTGTTGTTATGTTCCGCTATATCCCTACTTTACGGATTGAATACCGACAAATCCGAAGCACGATGGATATTCGCGGTATCAGTGATACCGTGTGGAAACGGGTATCCCATCCGTTAGCAACCATAGAATATATTTTGATACCTCTGCTGATGCGGTGCTTGAAAGTCACTGATGAACTGGCAGCATCCGGCACAACACGCGGTCTGGAGTTGGAGTGCAAACGATACGCGCTGCGGCCAATCCGTTTTTCGTGGCCGGAAATCGTGGTATCGCTGTTTGGTATCCTCTTTTTGGTCGGTTTGCTTTTTATCGATCAGACTAAAATCGGGGAAATCATTTTGTGGAGGGTATGA
- a CDS encoding ATP-binding cassette domain-containing protein: MTMISFQNFSFRYEESKDFTLRGIDMTVQTGEFILLTGRSGCGKTTLIRSLNGLIPHFYPGEIQGDLLMDGHSLLEMKPSELAGQVGTVFQDPRSQFFMTDTTRELAFGCENLGLPREETIDRIAKAAKELELVNYLNRSIFALSSGEKQQIAIGSVYALGPKVYIFDEPSANLDYAATKRLAEIMGKLKHAGYTIFVVEHRFYYLRDLIDRAFLIQNGKIEHEFTGEQFCSLPEETRISYGLRTAYPERDAEHYQERPHTKDETHRLNVHNLGFAYKKGPDIFQNVSFEAHAGDVIGILGHNGAGKTTLLSILTGLLKQQRGEVCFDGKKLTPRQRRSLSYLVMQDTDYQLFASSVEEELSLGMRDDCKEKVDETLKALELSDYRERHPASLSGGQKQRVTIGAAIVKGSPVIYFDEPTSGLDYDSMVRVSKLIEQLSSSGVIVFVVSHDFEFIVRTCTEVVQLDDDGAIQNQRLSPEILKTLSEKYFT; encoded by the coding sequence ATGACGATGATCTCATTTCAGAATTTTAGCTTTCGTTATGAAGAAAGCAAAGACTTCACCCTCCGTGGAATTGATATGACCGTACAGACGGGTGAGTTCATTCTTCTGACAGGGCGAAGCGGCTGCGGCAAAACAACCCTGATCCGCTCACTCAACGGTCTGATTCCGCACTTTTATCCCGGAGAAATCCAAGGCGATCTGCTCATGGATGGTCATTCGCTGCTGGAAATGAAGCCGTCTGAATTAGCCGGACAGGTTGGAACGGTATTCCAAGACCCACGCTCTCAATTCTTTATGACGGATACCACGCGGGAACTGGCTTTCGGCTGCGAAAATCTCGGACTACCCCGCGAGGAAACGATTGATCGCATTGCAAAAGCGGCGAAAGAGTTGGAATTGGTAAACTACTTGAACAGAAGTATCTTTGCATTATCCAGCGGGGAGAAGCAACAGATCGCAATCGGTTCTGTCTATGCGCTGGGGCCAAAAGTATATATTTTTGATGAACCATCGGCAAATCTGGACTATGCCGCTACCAAACGGTTGGCAGAAATTATGGGAAAACTGAAACACGCTGGATACACAATTTTTGTGGTAGAGCATCGTTTTTATTATTTGCGCGATCTGATTGATAGAGCCTTTTTGATTCAGAACGGAAAAATTGAGCATGAGTTCACAGGGGAACAGTTTTGCTCTTTGCCCGAAGAAACACGAATTTCTTATGGTCTGCGGACAGCATACCCGGAACGCGATGCAGAACATTATCAGGAAAGACCGCACACAAAGGATGAGACACATCGGCTGAATGTTCACAATTTAGGCTTTGCCTACAAGAAGGGGCCGGATATTTTTCAAAATGTCAGCTTTGAAGCTCATGCAGGAGATGTGATCGGTATTCTGGGCCATAACGGGGCTGGAAAAACAACCCTCTTATCTATTTTAACGGGTTTGCTAAAGCAGCAGCGCGGCGAGGTCTGCTTTGACGGGAAAAAACTTACACCACGCCAGCGGCGGTCACTTTCCTATCTTGTCATGCAAGATACGGATTATCAGCTTTTTGCCAGCAGCGTGGAGGAAGAACTATCCCTTGGAATGAGGGACGATTGCAAAGAAAAAGTGGATGAAACACTGAAAGCACTGGAACTATCAGATTACCGGGAACGGCATCCGGCATCCCTTTCAGGAGGTCAAAAGCAACGGGTTACTATCGGTGCGGCAATCGTAAAGGGCAGCCCGGTAATCTACTTTGACGAACCTACCAGTGGTTTGGACTATGATTCTATGGTGCGTGTCAGCAAACTGATCGAACAGCTTTCAAGCTCTGGTGTGATCGTGTTTGTGGTGTCCCACGATTTTGAGTTTATTGTCCGTACCTGTACGGAGGTGGTTCAGTTGGATGATGACGGGGCTATTCAAAATCAAAGGCTTTCACCAGAAATTTTGAAAACGCTGTCCGAAAAATATTTTACCTGA
- a CDS encoding ATP-binding cassette domain-containing protein has product MFQKVFEYAGPHKKGLYAATAIVLVSVLMGVLPFVLAYQVIAPLVMGESIEASFIILRVVLVLACLVLQALFYGWGLNLSHKAAYDTLLRLRTALQKRFEKLPLGVIQDKGTGTVKKLFVDDVDSLEVLLAHSMPEGIANLMIPIAVYVAMFFVDWKLALLSLASIPISLIAMMTMYSVGMKKMGPYYMAGQKMNNTIIEYINGMEVVKVFNKDADSYERFRKDVSDYRDYTLAWYKAAWPWMAIYSSLLPCTIILTLPVGAWFVLSGWSTLPNLILVLCLSLSIGMPLLKSLGFLPTMPQLNYKISALEQVLDAPELQQTEDAFHGKDDTITYDHVSFAYQTTQPGPDGKPVVIEDEVLHDISFTAKAGQKTALVGESGSGKSTLAKLLIHYYDPQKGSISIGGQKLCDMSLEALNSRISYVAQDQYLFNTSLLENIRLGRLNATDEEVVEAAKKAQCMEFLEKLPQGIHSMAGDAGKMLSGGQRQRISLARAILKDAPIVVLDEATAYADPENEEKMEAAIAELVKGKTLVVIAHKLPAIMNADQICVMDHGKLVATGRHQELIQSCPEYQKLWKAAQDSAEWKVHTAKEGK; this is encoded by the coding sequence ATGTTTCAAAAAGTATTTGAGTATGCAGGGCCTCATAAGAAGGGGCTTTATGCAGCAACGGCCATCGTGCTGGTCAGCGTCCTGATGGGTGTCTTGCCCTTTGTGCTGGCTTATCAGGTGATCGCGCCGCTGGTCATGGGTGAATCTATTGAAGCATCCTTTATCATTTTGCGCGTGGTTCTTGTCTTGGCGTGTCTGGTGCTGCAAGCCCTTTTCTATGGCTGGGGACTGAATCTTTCTCACAAAGCCGCTTACGACACGCTGCTCCGTCTGCGGACGGCACTTCAAAAACGGTTTGAAAAGCTGCCCCTCGGTGTCATTCAGGATAAAGGCACCGGCACAGTCAAAAAGCTGTTCGTGGATGATGTAGACAGTCTGGAAGTTTTGCTGGCTCACTCCATGCCGGAGGGAATTGCAAACCTGATGATCCCTATTGCGGTTTATGTGGCAATGTTCTTTGTGGATTGGAAACTGGCGCTTCTGTCGCTGGCATCCATTCCGATCAGTCTGATTGCCATGATGACGATGTATTCCGTTGGCATGAAGAAAATGGGGCCTTACTACATGGCCGGACAAAAGATGAACAATACCATTATTGAGTACATTAACGGTATGGAAGTTGTCAAGGTATTCAATAAGGACGCAGATTCCTATGAGCGGTTCCGCAAAGATGTATCAGATTATCGGGACTATACTCTGGCGTGGTACAAGGCGGCGTGGCCGTGGATGGCAATTTACAGCAGTCTGCTTCCATGCACCATTATTCTGACTTTGCCTGTTGGCGCATGGTTTGTTCTCTCTGGCTGGTCTACTCTGCCTAATTTGATCTTGGTACTGTGTCTTTCTTTAAGTATTGGTATGCCGCTGCTGAAATCTCTCGGTTTCCTGCCTACCATGCCCCAGCTTAACTATAAAATTTCTGCATTGGAGCAGGTGTTGGATGCGCCGGAGCTCCAGCAGACAGAAGATGCGTTCCACGGGAAAGATGACACCATTACTTATGACCATGTTTCTTTCGCTTATCAGACCACACAGCCCGGCCCGGATGGAAAGCCTGTTGTAATTGAGGATGAAGTTCTCCATGACATTTCCTTTACGGCAAAAGCTGGACAGAAAACAGCCCTTGTTGGTGAATCTGGCTCCGGCAAGAGTACATTAGCGAAACTGCTGATTCACTACTATGACCCACAGAAAGGCAGTATTTCCATCGGTGGGCAGAAACTATGCGATATGAGTCTTGAAGCACTCAACAGCCGTATCTCCTATGTGGCACAGGATCAATACCTGTTCAATACCTCTCTGCTCGAAAACATTCGGCTTGGTCGGCTGAACGCAACGGATGAAGAAGTGGTGGAGGCCGCAAAGAAAGCTCAGTGTATGGAGTTCCTTGAGAAACTTCCGCAGGGTATTCATTCGATGGCTGGTGATGCAGGAAAAATGCTCTCCGGAGGTCAGCGCCAGCGTATTTCTCTGGCAAGGGCAATCTTAAAGGATGCTCCTATTGTGGTGCTTGACGAGGCAACTGCCTATGCCGATCCTGAAAACGAAGAAAAGATGGAGGCCGCCATTGCAGAGCTTGTAAAAGGTAAGACCCTTGTGGTTATTGCACACAAATTACCAGCCATTATGAACGCAGATCAGATTTGTGTTATGGATCACGGAAAACTGGTTGCAACGGGCAGACATCAAGAGCTGATCCAGTCCTGCCCTGAATATCAAAAGTTGTGGAAAGCGGCACAAGACAGCGCCGAGTGGAAAGTACACACTGCAAAGGAGGGGAAATAA
- a CDS encoding ATP-binding cassette domain-containing protein, producing the protein MFALFSRILKLSGRYKSRIQGAFVCAFLESILSKMSIFLAFVVLSGFANKTITGQTCLYVGLGLAAIVLVQMLVHYLSDSLQSAAGYLMFADKRIELGGHLRKLPMGYFTSGNIGKISSVLSTDMVFIEEVAMSTLGNMMSYLLSSLVLLAFMFYLNWQLGLIAAIVTILAWLVSKGMNKVSLREAAGRQEQSERLTDAVLSFVEGIGVIKSYNLLGEKSEELSGNFKRSRNTSLDFERKMTPWTMGLNILYGIGIAAIFGLSIVLEQSGALSLAYVLGVLLFVFDLFGPLKALYGEASRLTVMNAALDRIEAVLDEPELSDNGKQHIPAQEQPGQPEVLFNDVTFAYQDKEVLHHISFAMKKNSMTALVGPSGSGKSTIANLLARLWDVKSGNVAIRGVDIRNVPLSELMDQISMVFQRVYLFQDTIYNNIIMGKPDATEEEVYEAARKARCYDFIMALPDGFQTVVGEGGATLSGGEKQRISIARCILKDAPIVILDEATASVDTDNESYIQEAISELVKGKTLLVIAHRLNTIQNADQILVIDNGQIAQQGTHEELLKQPGIYQDFVNIRKSAAGWSLA; encoded by the coding sequence ATGTTTGCTTTGTTTTCAAGAATATTGAAACTTTCCGGCCGTTATAAGAGCCGTATTCAGGGCGCATTTGTTTGTGCGTTTCTGGAATCCATTCTGTCCAAAATGTCGATTTTTCTGGCCTTTGTGGTTTTGAGTGGATTTGCAAACAAGACCATTACCGGGCAGACTTGCCTTTATGTGGGACTTGGCCTTGCCGCTATTGTGCTGGTTCAGATGCTCGTCCATTATCTTAGTGACAGCCTGCAAAGTGCAGCGGGATATTTGATGTTCGCTGACAAGCGTATCGAATTGGGCGGCCATCTGCGGAAACTTCCGATGGGATATTTCACTTCCGGCAATATTGGCAAGATCAGTTCTGTCCTCAGTACCGACATGGTGTTCATTGAAGAAGTCGCTATGAGTACGCTGGGAAACATGATGAGCTATCTGCTGTCCTCGCTGGTTTTGCTGGCCTTCATGTTTTATCTGAATTGGCAGCTTGGCTTGATCGCTGCGATAGTTACTATTTTGGCATGGCTGGTATCTAAGGGAATGAACAAAGTTTCCCTACGAGAAGCAGCAGGCCGTCAGGAGCAGAGTGAACGGCTGACCGATGCGGTGCTGTCTTTTGTGGAGGGCATTGGTGTTATTAAGAGCTATAACCTGCTTGGAGAAAAATCCGAAGAACTGTCCGGCAATTTCAAGCGTTCCAGAAATACATCGCTTGACTTTGAACGAAAAATGACCCCGTGGACAATGGGGCTGAATATCCTTTACGGTATTGGTATTGCGGCAATTTTCGGCCTGTCTATTGTGTTGGAACAGAGCGGTGCGCTTTCTTTGGCTTATGTGTTGGGTGTTCTGCTATTTGTATTTGATCTTTTTGGCCCGTTGAAGGCTCTCTATGGAGAAGCATCCAGACTAACCGTTATGAACGCTGCCCTTGATCGTATTGAAGCGGTATTGGATGAACCGGAACTTTCCGACAACGGAAAGCAGCATATTCCGGCTCAGGAACAGCCGGGACAGCCGGAAGTCCTGTTCAACGATGTTACATTTGCTTATCAGGATAAAGAGGTTCTGCATCATATCAGTTTTGCCATGAAGAAAAATTCTATGACAGCGCTGGTTGGACCGTCCGGTAGCGGTAAGTCCACCATTGCAAACTTGCTGGCGCGACTTTGGGATGTAAAATCCGGCAATGTGGCGATAAGGGGCGTGGATATTCGCAATGTACCTCTGTCGGAATTGATGGATCAGATCAGCATGGTATTCCAGCGCGTGTATCTGTTTCAGGACACCATTTACAACAATATCATCATGGGAAAGCCGGATGCCACGGAAGAAGAAGTCTATGAGGCTGCCAGAAAAGCCCGCTGCTATGATTTCATTATGGCTTTGCCCGACGGATTCCAAACGGTGGTTGGTGAGGGCGGTGCAACACTTTCCGGCGGCGAAAAACAGCGTATTTCGATTGCCCGCTGTATTCTGAAAGACGCGCCTATTGTCATTTTGGATGAAGCTACCGCAAGTGTAGATACGGACAATGAAAGCTATATTCAGGAGGCTATTTCCGAATTGGTGAAGGGAAAGACCCTGCTTGTAATCGCTCACCGCCTAAATACCATCCAGAACGCCGATCAGATTTTAGTTATAGACAACGGCCAGATTGCACAGCAAGGAACCCATGAGGAACTTTTGAAACAGCCTGGTATCTATCAGGATTTTGTCAATATCCGAAAGAGTGCGGCTGGCTGGAGTCTTGCTTAA
- a CDS encoding metal-dependent transcriptional regulator, whose protein sequence is MKLHTAGEDYLEAVLILQKKLGMVRSVDVARYMEVSKPSVCYAVGTLREGGFLTTDENHYLHLTDLGQEVAEKIYERHCFLTKQLISIGVDPETAEADACRIEHDISAETYERLKELVTKE, encoded by the coding sequence ATGAAACTTCATACTGCCGGAGAGGATTATTTGGAGGCCGTGCTTATACTTCAAAAGAAGCTCGGTATGGTGCGTTCCGTGGATGTTGCTCGGTACATGGAGGTTTCAAAACCCAGCGTTTGTTACGCAGTAGGAACTTTACGAGAGGGCGGCTTTTTGACAACAGACGAAAACCATTATCTACACCTGACCGATCTTGGCCAGGAGGTGGCTGAAAAAATCTACGAGCGCCATTGTTTTTTAACGAAGCAACTTATATCTATAGGCGTTGATCCTGAAACGGCGGAGGCTGATGCCTGCCGGATTGAACATGATATTAGCGCAGAAACCTATGAACGGCTGAAAGAATTAGTCACGAAAGAATAA
- a CDS encoding sigma-70 family RNA polymerase sigma factor encodes MTTINLKDIYYWYTQDQLIEVSDEVAEVFKADARYEMAYQRRLSRHKAQYSLDCDDGIEYSACLHEPTPQELLERMETFLRLWNALNSLPEIQGRRIDAHIILGKSIKEIAEAEGVHEESIRQSIKRGLERMKKTF; translated from the coding sequence ATGACTACTATCAATTTGAAAGATATTTATTATTGGTACACGCAGGATCAGCTTATCGAAGTTTCTGACGAGGTGGCCGAGGTATTCAAGGCCGATGCCCGCTATGAGATGGCCTATCAGCGGCGGCTCTCCCGGCACAAGGCGCAGTATTCTCTGGACTGCGATGACGGGATTGAGTATTCCGCTTGCCTGCATGAGCCGACCCCGCAGGAGCTCCTTGAACGAATGGAAACCTTTCTTCGTCTGTGGAACGCTCTCAATTCTCTGCCGGAGATTCAGGGCCGCAGAATTGACGCACATATCATTCTTGGCAAGTCGATTAAGGAAATTGCCGAGGCCGAGGGCGTACATGAGGAGTCTATTCGCCAGTCGATCAAGCGTGGCCTTGAACGCATGAAAAAAACTTTTTGA
- a CDS encoding recombinase, producing MARAKNRGYQQSFSPSYTIRRWRLGIYIRLSKEDLKKGKDDSNSVKNQRDLLNDFYRRNIDEFESITEYVDDGHTGTDANREDFQRLLADVMSGKINCVIVKDLSRFARNYSDAGSLIDNLFVQMGVRFISLAENVDSYKNPDSVSNIIVPITNVMNDNYCYQTSKKIRQVFDYKRRNGQYIGAFAPYGYVKHPKDKHRLIVDPDAAENVKLIFTMLIQGSSKRAIALYLNEHGVPSPSAYKVQKGLPVSTRGYDDPMWGVRMIHSILTNPTYTGDLAQGRSRVKSYKVHQIEAVPREEWVEVAGTHEAIIDYETFDKVQALLQRDTRTSPKGREVHLFSGFLKCADCGRAITRCVGKNNNVYYSCSTYKNRSRTACTMHSIKHERLEAAVLFAVQHQVHLAVSYSEIVTQINSAPIKKSQSYRLDDLIAAKERELTKITRYKQSLYQDWKDGEITQQEYRDMKADYERQTSDISAVLTRLNAERAELANGVDNEHPALVAFMKYQNIEALNREILVELVDYIKVYENGNISVKFKFADELRKIAEYIEINTTEDTAVAG from the coding sequence ATGGCACGAGCAAAAAACAGAGGGTATCAGCAGAGTTTCTCTCCCTCTTACACAATCCGCCGCTGGCGGCTGGGCATCTATATCCGGCTTTCAAAGGAAGATTTGAAAAAAGGAAAAGACGATAGCAACAGCGTAAAAAACCAGCGTGACCTACTGAACGATTTTTACCGACGCAACATTGATGAGTTTGAAAGCATCACAGAATATGTAGATGACGGACATACTGGAACGGACGCTAATCGTGAAGATTTTCAACGGCTCTTGGCGGATGTCATGAGTGGTAAAATCAACTGCGTTATAGTAAAAGACCTGTCCCGCTTCGCACGAAATTATAGCGATGCCGGAAGTTTGATCGACAACCTGTTTGTTCAAATGGGTGTTCGTTTTATCAGCCTTGCTGAGAATGTAGATAGCTACAAGAACCCCGACAGCGTTTCAAATATCATCGTTCCCATTACAAACGTGATGAACGATAATTACTGCTATCAGACTTCCAAAAAGATCCGGCAGGTATTTGATTACAAGCGGCGCAACGGCCAGTATATCGGAGCATTTGCTCCTTACGGCTATGTAAAGCACCCAAAGGACAAGCACAGGCTGATTGTTGATCCCGATGCTGCTGAAAATGTCAAACTCATTTTCACAATGCTTATTCAAGGGTCATCAAAACGTGCTATCGCGCTGTACCTGAACGAACACGGCGTACCGAGCCCCTCGGCTTACAAGGTACAAAAGGGCTTGCCTGTTTCGACAAGAGGGTATGACGATCCTATGTGGGGAGTCCGCATGATCCACTCCATTCTTACCAATCCGACCTACACCGGGGATTTAGCCCAAGGCCGAAGCCGGGTGAAAAGCTACAAGGTACACCAGATTGAAGCTGTTCCACGCGAGGAATGGGTGGAAGTGGCTGGAACGCATGAGGCCATTATCGACTATGAAACTTTCGACAAGGTACAGGCTCTCTTACAGCGTGATACCCGTACTTCCCCGAAAGGCCGTGAGGTACATTTATTCAGCGGCTTTCTGAAATGTGCCGATTGCGGGCGGGCCATTACCCGATGCGTTGGCAAGAACAACAATGTATATTATTCTTGCTCAACCTACAAGAACCGTTCCCGGACAGCCTGCACCATGCACTCAATCAAGCATGAACGGCTGGAGGCTGCTGTTTTGTTCGCTGTACAGCATCAGGTACATTTGGCTGTTTCCTACTCGGAAATCGTCACGCAGATCAATTCCGCTCCAATCAAAAAAAGCCAGTCTTACCGACTGGACGATCTGATAGCTGCAAAAGAGCGGGAACTGACAAAGATAACACGCTACAAGCAATCTCTTTATCAGGACTGGAAAGACGGTGAAATCACCCAGCAGGAATACCGGGATATGAAGGCTGACTATGAACGGCAGACTTCTGATATTTCCGCGGTGCTTACCCGGCTGAACGCTGAACGCGCAGAACTGGCAAACGGTGTGGACAACGAGCATCCTGCACTGGTAGCCTTTATGAAGTATCAGAACATTGAAGCCCTCAACCGTGAAATCTTGGTTGAACTTGTGGACTATATCAAGGTCTATGAAAACGGCAATATCAGCGTGAAATTCAAATTTGCTGACGAGCTCCGCAAGATTGCCGAGTACATTGAAATCAACACTACGGAAGATACCGCAGTAGCGGGCTAA